One stretch of Microplitis mediator isolate UGA2020A chromosome 9, iyMicMedi2.1, whole genome shotgun sequence DNA includes these proteins:
- the LOC130674164 gene encoding putative uncharacterized protein DDB_G0286901, translating to MATTRSKATRQNSFARRLSQGEQTPRENEVVVISPVTEGQSARTGRVQHSPARANPNTSTNTSTVASLPSTVVTEQQSASRQTGILPALRMPVLNVPSLRPNNTGNLAISNNPLVTNNTGNMSNATITSSSAVTDNLVITHASTSTSNATITSTSLAMSNNNNNNRNDGLPSTSASQSSVNNISTLDVPQIRNNLQAPLNNNNLQNMLSSLESQNSLVDNSQVNGRILNTGNRSNPENVLLNNNNSLRNNLNPGLNLNLSENDVRNNMSHLTTLRQNNSQSTFGFNLDNLESFGSINNNANNINSNPDPSLGLNNLSRPINNFNNNMSNPSSYLDSRNISENPGNFNQHRNTNMRADVSHSSVDTVDNNAFPGVNPVLASVEERMDRLMNLIAAQNAVSQTHTQALNNLELIFNRLSVNQEPIIQNARDPCQAVSTANPVILGLGGGENGSSRILHNEARQTASASHNLPTGNFPGQRFSRQGQFIDPVSLNRNNNGFNNLSNQPIASRNPIPIMDNRATSERRWKDIMYELKVWQLRFPQNELSADQFLLSVEAKASRQRWSDDEVLRLMGHLLVGQASYWYDVNYPRMQQMYRLMSRPPSEFEQVTTIRNHLQGELRNLVFARSVATYDGLHAAIREATQAMEESRRVFGDSSAVSAMASTPTFCPEKRNMAAYASRLCRVPREKGLTACITPSRCSGPSACGRARKS from the exons ATGGCGACCACGAGGTCAAAAGCTACGCGTCAAAATAGTTTTGCGCGTCGTTTAAGTCAAGGCGAACAAACGCCAAGAGAGAATGAAGTTGTGGTTATAAGCCCGGTAACGGAAGGCCAATCGGCACGAACAGGTAGAGTTCAACACTCACCTGCGCGCGCAAACCCTAACACGTCAACAAATACGTCAACCGTGGCGTCGTTACCAAGCACGGTAGTAACAGAGCAACAATCAGCTTCTCGACAAACGGGAATTTTACCAGCGCTGAGAATGCCTGTACTAAACGTACCGTCTTTAAGACCCAATAACACAGGTAATCTGGCGATATCAAATAATCCCCTAGTGACAAATAATACCGGGAATATGAGTAATGCGACGATCACTAGTAGTTCGGCTGTCACGGATAATCTGGTTATTACTCATGCTAGTACGAGTACTAGTAATGCTACGATTACAAGTACTTCGTTGGCAatgagtaataataataataataacagaaaTGATGGTTTACCGAGTACTAGTGCGTCTCAGAGTTCggttaataatatttcgaCCCTCGATGTTCCCCAAATAAGAAATAATCTTCAAGCTCcgctaaataataataatttacaaaatatgtTGTCATCGCTTGAGTCACAAAATAGCTTGGTGGATAATTCACAAGTAAATGGTCGAATTTTAAATACGGGTAACAGGAGTAATCCTGAGaatgtattattaaataacaacaaCTCGTTGAGAAACAATCTAAATCCGggtttgaatttgaatttgtctGAGAATGATGTCAGAAATAATATGAGTCATCTTACTACACTAAGACAAAATAATTCTCAAAGTACATTTGGATTTAACTTGGATAATTTAGAAAGTTTCGGtagcattaataataatgcaaATAACATCAATTCAAATCCAGACCCGAGTTTaggattaaataatttgtctaggcccataaataattttaataacaatatgaGTAATCCATCAAGTTACTTGGACTCAAGAAACATTTCTGAAAACCCGGGTAATTTTAATCAACATAGAAATACGAATATGAGAGCTGATGTAAGCCATTCCTCTGTCGATACGGTTGACAATAACGCTTTTCCTGGGGTTAACCCAGTATTGGCTTCCGTCGAGGAGAGGATGGATCGTTTGATGAATTTAATAGCTGCTCAAAATGCTGTTAGCCAAACACACACGCAGGCTTTAAATAACCTGGAATTAATCTTTAATAGATTGTCGGTTAATCAAGAACCAATTATACAAAATGCGAGAGACCCTTGTCAGGCTGTCAGTACCGCGAACCCGGTAATTCTCGGTCTTGGTGGGGGGGAAAATGGCTCATCTCGTATTTTGCATAATGAGGCTCGTCAAACAGCATCAGCAAGTCATAACCTGCCAACAGGAAATTTTCCTGGACAGAGATTTTCTCGTCAGGGTCAGTTTATTGATCCTGTTAGTCTTAATCGCAACAATAAtggtttcaataatttatcaaatcagCCTATTGCCTCACGTAATCCTATCCCAATCATGGATAATCGGGCAACGTCGGAACGCAGGTGGAAGGACATTATGTATGAACTCAAAGTTTGGCAATTGAGATTTCCGCAAAATGAACTCAGTGCGGATCAATTCCTTTTATCAGTCGAAGCTAAAGCGTCGAGACAGAGGTGGTCGGATGATGAGGTTTTGCGATTAATGGGTCACTTGTTGGTGGGTCAGGCGTCATATTGGTATGATGTAAATTATCCAAG GATGCAGCAGATGTATCGTCTCATGAGTAGACCACCGTCCGAGTTTGAGCAAGTTACTACAATCCGTAATCATCTACAGGGCGAATTAAGAAACCTGGTATTTGCACGGTCGGTGGCTACCTATGATGGCTTACATGCTGCTATCCGGGAAGCAACTCAGGCAATGGAGGAAAGTCGTCGAGTTTTTGGTGATTCGAGTGcag